Proteins encoded together in one Lysinibacillus sp. FSL K6-0232 window:
- a CDS encoding GDP-mannose 4,6-dehydratase: MKALITGVQGFVGKYLADHLLSQGIEVWGTSREESPLLHLTHGNVKIIKNDLNSEEEILNLLQNSKPDYIFHLAGQSNVKKSWEDKAGTFYANVNKTIFLLDACVRYQKENPNMRLLTVGSSEEYGKVEPHELPIKETTPLRPMSPYGASKAAVSMLIQQYHKAHGLNVVHVRPFNHIGPGQAEGFVVPDFSNQIVRIETGQIEPVIRVGNLSAARDFIDVRDIVDIYTKLMILKRSDELFGSVINVCSGESRGIREILDILVENSEACITIEIDESKLRPIDMPIYFGERSILDRYLPNLDYIKVEETLRDTLKSTRRLKENESD; the protein is encoded by the coding sequence ATGAAAGCGCTAATTACAGGTGTACAAGGATTTGTCGGAAAGTATTTAGCAGATCATTTACTTTCGCAAGGAATAGAGGTATGGGGGACTTCACGTGAGGAATCCCCCTTGCTTCATTTAACGCATGGTAATGTGAAAATAATAAAAAATGATTTAAATAGCGAAGAAGAGATTTTGAATTTATTGCAAAATAGCAAGCCTGACTATATCTTTCATTTAGCAGGACAAAGTAATGTGAAAAAGTCTTGGGAGGATAAAGCAGGAACATTTTACGCAAATGTCAACAAAACAATTTTCTTACTAGACGCCTGTGTACGTTATCAAAAAGAGAATCCAAACATGCGACTTTTAACAGTAGGTTCCTCCGAAGAATATGGAAAAGTAGAACCCCATGAATTACCAATTAAAGAAACAACACCACTACGCCCAATGAGTCCTTATGGTGCATCAAAGGCAGCCGTTTCTATGTTAATTCAACAATATCATAAAGCACATGGATTGAATGTGGTTCATGTTAGACCATTTAATCATATTGGTCCAGGGCAGGCTGAAGGGTTTGTTGTCCCTGATTTTTCAAATCAAATTGTAAGAATAGAAACAGGACAAATAGAGCCAGTAATCAGAGTAGGAAATTTATCAGCTGCTAGAGATTTTATTGATGTCAGAGATATTGTTGATATTTACACCAAATTAATGATTTTGAAAAGAAGTGATGAATTATTTGGGAGTGTAATCAATGTATGTTCTGGAGAATCAAGAGGAATTCGGGAAATTCTTGATATATTGGTGGAGAATTCTGAAGCATGTATAACAATTGAGATAGATGAAAGTAAATTACGACCGATTGATATGCCAATATACTTTGGTGAGAGAAGTATATTAGATAGATATTTACCTAACTTAGATTACATTAAAGTTGAGGAGACTTTAAGGGATACATTAAAAAGCACTAGGCGGTTAAAAGAAAATGAAAGTGATTAA
- a CDS encoding ABC transporter permease, translating into MKVIKELITYRQMLKTLVQSNLRTRYKGSVFGFLWTFINPLIMLLIYGVVFSNIMRIDIENYYLFIFIGILPWMYFLSSIQAGVASIVSNSNLVKKIYFPREVLPLSIVLGSLINYLLSLIILFAAFIILDVKITITIAYFPLILLIQTVLTIGLTFFVSAINVYFRDLEHMLGLLLSALFYVTPIIYPVSMVPEKLRYLFVLNPLNPIISSYQDIFYYHRSPNLVSLGFVSIVAVFALIIGWYVFRILNKRFAEEV; encoded by the coding sequence ATGAAAGTGATTAAAGAGTTAATAACATACAGACAAATGCTAAAGACGTTAGTTCAATCAAATTTAAGAACGAGATATAAAGGCTCTGTTTTTGGTTTTTTATGGACATTTATAAATCCATTAATTATGTTATTAATATATGGGGTTGTTTTCTCTAACATAATGAGAATTGATATAGAGAATTATTATCTCTTTATATTTATTGGCATATTACCTTGGATGTACTTCCTCTCTTCAATTCAAGCTGGGGTGGCATCTATAGTTAGCAATTCAAATTTGGTGAAAAAAATTTATTTCCCTAGAGAAGTCTTACCACTCTCAATAGTATTAGGGTCATTAATAAACTATCTGTTGAGTTTAATTATTCTATTTGCTGCTTTTATAATATTAGATGTTAAAATAACTATTACAATTGCATATTTCCCTTTAATTTTATTAATTCAAACAGTATTAACAATTGGATTAACTTTTTTTGTTTCTGCAATTAATGTGTATTTTAGGGATTTAGAACATATGCTAGGCCTTTTGCTAAGTGCATTATTCTATGTTACACCAATCATTTATCCTGTCTCTATGGTACCCGAAAAGTTAAGGTATTTATTTGTTTTGAATCCTTTAAATCCTATAATATCAAGTTATCAGGATATATTTTATTATCACAGGTCTCCAAATTTAGTATCTTTAGGATTTGTAAGTATTGTCGCAGTATTTGCCTTGATTATCGGATGGTATGTTTTTAGAATTTTAAATAAGAGATTTGCTGAAGAAGTATAA